One stretch of Gambusia affinis linkage group LG05, SWU_Gaff_1.0, whole genome shotgun sequence DNA includes these proteins:
- the zgc:91890 gene encoding solute carrier family 52, riboflavin transporter, member 3-B, which produces MSLLTHVLACLFGMGSWVAINGMWVELPLVVQEKAPEGWLLPSYLTVLIQMANVGPLFITLMHRFRPGALDERPVIYSIVGLGIVATFLLAFFWRQTVMVAGSLRSVPLLALSFLLSVVDCTSSVTFLPFMMRLRPEYLTTYFAGEGLSGLVPAMVALIQGVGVAHCENTTSTANSSAPDSSWVSGGGLQSVYQPAKFSVEVFFVFLSAMMVVCLVAFILLNLHPAVARERKSDRYFSPDLETEKRDPGFSLHAQTPEQKPMISPREAAGKESRGSFGKGTYSNLEVMFIFAVLAWVNALTNAVLPSVQTYSCLPYGNKAYHLAATMGAVANPVACFIAMFAPVRSLIFMGFLTVFGTGFGAYNMAMAAMSPCPLLVHHTSGTVVIVLAWILFVLSLSYVKVIIGVILRDEGHSALVWCGAVVQLGSMLGAVSMFPQVSVYGLFTSGDPCNTKCPL; this is translated from the exons ATGTCGCTGCTGACCCACGTGCTGGCGTGCCTTTTCGGCATGGGCTCCTGGGTGGCCATCAATGGGATGTGGGTGGAGCTTCCCCTGGTTGTCCAAGAGAAGGCCCCCGAGGGCTGGCTGCTGCCCTCCTACCTCACCGTCCTCATCCAGATGGCAAACGTAGGTCCTCTCTTCATCACTCTGATGCACCGCTTCCGGCCAGGCGCGCTGGACGAGCGGCCCGTCATCTACTCCATCGTGGGTTTGGGGATCGTGGCCACCTTCCTTCTGGCGTTCTTCTGGAGGCAGACGGTGATGGTAGCCGGCTCCCTGCGCAGCGTACCCCTGCTGGCTTTGAGCTTCCTGCTGTCTGTAGTGGACTGCACATCGTCCGTCACCTTCCTGCCTTTCATGATGCGTCTGCGTCCGGAGTATCTCACTACGTACTTTGCGGGCGAGGGCCTCAGCGGGCTGGTGCCCGCCATGGTGGCGTTGATTCAGGGTGTGGGGGTAGCCCACTGCGAAAACACCACTTCAACCGCAAACTCGTCGGCTCCCGACTCCAGCTGGGTGAGCGGCGGCGGGCTGCAATCCGTCTACCAGCCTGCTAAATTCTCCGTCGAGGTTTTCTTCGTTTTTCTCAGCGCCATGATGGTTGTGTGCCTGGTTGCCTTCATCCTGCTGAACCTTCACCCGGCCGTGGCTCGCGAGAGGAAGAGCGACCGATACTTTAGTCCAGATCTGGAAACGGAGAAGAGGGATCCAGGCTTCTCTCTGCATGCCCAAACACCGGAGCAGAAGCCAATGATCAGCCCTAGAGAGGCCGCAGGGAAAGAATCAAGGGGTTCGTTTGGAAAGGGGACATACAGCAACTTGGAAGTGATGTTCATCTTTGCTGTCCTCGCATGGGTCAACGCTCTGACCAACGCGGTTTTGCCCTCCGTCCAGACGTACTCCTGTCTGCCTTATGGGAACAAAGCCTACCATCTGGCTGCCACCATGGGCGCTGTTGCTAACCCTGTAGCCTGCTTCATTGCCATGTTTGCACCAGTGAg GTCTCTCATCTTTATGGGGTTTCTGACGGTTTTCGGGACTGGTTTTGGAGCCTACAACATGGCCATGGCAGCTATGAGTCCCTGTCCTCTACTGGTCCACCACACCTCTGGAACCGTTGTCATT GTGCTGGCCTGGATCCTGTTCGTCCTCTCCCTCTCTTACGTGAAGGTCATCATTGGCGTCATACTGAGAGACGAGGGGCACAGTGCCCTCGTGTGGTGCGGTGCTGTAGTGCAGCTGGGCTCCATGCTCGGCGCCGTGTCCATGTTCCCGCAGGTCAGCGTCTACGGACTTTTCACTTCCGGCGATCCCTGCAACACTAAGTGTCCGTTGTAG